ACTCCGTTTGAACTCACAGTGATGGTTTCTCTCGCGTGGACACCCTCAGGAGagtagctgctgcagctcatcatctCCTCTCCCAGGCGACAGCGACTGACGACCCCGTCAGGACTCGTGACCCCTGACCTCTCTGACCACACGGACCGACACAGCAGCTCCCgatctgcacacccacacagacacacagtgttaaCTTCCACacagatgctgtttgtgtgtgcgtgagagtgAGTCACTAACTTGTGCCGTTGGCGGGAGGCATGGCTGCCACCAGGTTTGGAGTTATGAGGCGATGTGAgtcagacagggagaggaggttGATTGTGTTGCTGATGGAATAATGCAGCATCGTCTGGAGCACCTGCACCGACGACACGTTCTGATTGGACGACAGGATCACTGCTGCTACACCTGCACATGTACAAACCAAGAAAAGCCCTTCAACTGCAGCTACACACAGATTGCTTTGTTGTTAGTTGCTTGTGTTTCGTCTtcatttttgatgtgtgtgtgtgtgtgcatacctgCAGCATGTGCAGCAGCCTGGGAGGTTCCACTGCACGAGGTAAAACAGGTGTTGCAGTCGCTACTGGCACTAACGATGTCATCACCAGGTGCAAACAGGTCAACACAGCGACCAAAGTTGGTGCCACCGGCTCCCTGCGACATGAGCTGGTCCGCCGAGTTCACTGCCCCCACCGTGatgacctgcacacacaaaagtTCAGGtaagggttgtgtgtgtgtgtgtgaatgtgtgcgtggGGCTGTTTTAGATAGAGTGTTATGTAACCTCAGGCTCTGAAGCAGGTGAGTAGAGGCAGGCGTCGTCTCTGTAGTTCCCCGCAGCAGCGATGACCACGGCTCCGTTCGCCACCATGTCCCGACAGGCTGCGTTTAATGACCGACTGAAACCACCGACAAAAGGCAGCAAAACCACCACAGCATCCACTGGACGGGCCATTAACGTTGCTCGGATGTACTCCATACCTGAATAGCACAGGAGAAGGAGgttcagaaaagaaaacacgCTTAGATTCAAGATAAGTGTGACCCAGTTTCTGCAGAAGTAGTCGCCCTCCTCCACATAATAGCTGCATGCAACAGCAGCTCCATTTCCACACCTGCTTTTCAGGTACAATCACTACTGTAAATTGGCTTAGAGGGACCTAACAGACTGTAAAACAATGCAAAGAGCTGCTGGGCTTATTGGAGGTATCTCCTGTGGACAGTGTCGGGTGGCATTGGTCATAACACATAGTCTCCTCTCCATCGGGCAACAGCTCTGATGGAGTCCTACCTGCCAGAGCTCCTGACACGGTCCCTTTCCCCTGACAGTTGAGCACACGGACCAGGTTAACACCGGCTCCTCGAGCAACACCAGAGTCCGACCCACTCACCACCCCCGCCATGTGCGTGCCATGACTGTCGCACTGACTGGCCTGGAGAGGACAGACGGCCGGACGTGCAAATGAAACGGATACACAGGCGTGAAAGCTTTGCTACTGAGCTGCACGGACAAATGTGCAGGTGTTAAATTTGGGTGTGTGTTACCTGTCTATGAACTCTGACTCCGTCCTCTTCAGGGATGTTGTTGAAGTCTGTGATGAACACTCGTCCTTCAACCTCTCTGTGAGAACTCTGAACGCTGCCATCCATCAGATACACCTCCGCCTTCCCTCCGTCATCTGCAGGGCACAGAGGGTGTGTGGATTTGAAGTGGAATTACTACTtacttcaggtgtgtgtgtgtgtgtgtgtgtgtgtgtgtgtgtgtgtgtgtgagagagagagagagagagagagagagggagagagatggtcACAGAGAAGACTCACTGGGTGGCCTGTATGTTCCGTTTTCAGAggtgccaccatgaggctgcAGTAGCCTCTGGAGGTTCCAGGGGGCGCTCTGAGCGAAGATGGACGAGTCTTCCTCTATGTAGTGGACATGAGGGAGCGTCACCGCCTGGCAAGAACACGAGCAACTTTTATTGTGagcttttagaaaaaaaaaaaaaaagtctgcacaGGAAGTCAGTGAGGGTGAAACTGTTCATCCAACTCTGA
The Chaetodon auriga isolate fChaAug3 chromosome 3, fChaAug3.hap1, whole genome shotgun sequence DNA segment above includes these coding regions:
- the pcsk9 gene encoding proprotein convertase subtilisin/kexin type 9, encoding MRRTSGWIGWALCLCASLTVSAQDHHEDDEMILDLIIEDGTPPETGAEPAAELFRCNKAAWRVPGQYLVILRPGAHESHVQRTIRRLRAKAARRGHLLEVLQTYSGAVHGFLVKMSGDVLHLAVTLPHVHYIEEDSSIFAQSAPWNLQRLLQPHGGTSENGTYRPPNDGGKAEVYLMDGSVQSSHREVEGRVFITDFNNIPEEDGVRVHRQASQCDSHGTHMAGVVSGSDSGVARGAGVNLVRVLNCQGKGTVSGALAGMEYIRATLMARPVDAVVVLLPFVGGFSRSLNAACRDMVANGAVVIAAAGNYRDDACLYSPASEPEVITVGAVNSADQLMSQGAGGTNFGRCVDLFAPGDDIVSASSDCNTCFTSCSGTSQAAAHAAGVAAVILSSNQNVSSVQVLQTMLHYSISNTINLLSLSDSHRLITPNLVAAMPPANGTNRELLCRSVWSERSGVTSPDGVVSRCRLGEEMMSCSSYSPEGVHARETITVNSGQVECVAYNSPGGKGVYAVARCCVIAGLQCQVHASPEPGKDAECVGPQHHLTGCTSWSPAEVLSDPRPHHGDRKRCVVKEGVTSQAVCCHAPSLECHLLENMSADEDQVEVSCPSGWTLTDCSAVSQGSAVLGPLAKGNSCRVRSPTGADGAAAVAVCCRVRPAPQPSTAPH